The region CATCGACATCCACACCCTGGGCGCGGGTGGCGGCTCCATCGCGCGGGTGGACGAAGGCGGCATCCTGCACGTCGGACCCGAGAGCGCCGGGGCCGTGCCGGGCCCCGCCTGCTATGGACTCGGCGGGACCGCGGCCACGGTCACCGACGCCAATGTCGTGCTGGGCTTCCTCGACCCTGCCAATTTCCTCGGCGGGCGCACGCGCCTTGAGACCGCTCGAGCTGAGGCCGCCGTTGCCGCCATCGCGTCGCGACTGGGTACCCTGCCCGTGGCCGCGGCCGAAGGCATCCAGCGCGTGGTGAACACCAACATGGCCGAAGGCATCCGCATCGTCTCCGTGCGGCGCGGCGCCGACCCGCGACGTTTTGCCCTCCTGGCCTTCGGGGGCGCGGCGGGCCTCCATGTCACCGAGGTCGCACGCATGCTCGAGATCTCGCGAGTGGTGGTTCCCCGGGTCGCGGCCGTGCTCTCGGCCTGGGGCATGCTCGCCACCGATCTGCGCCACGAGCTCGTGCGGACGCATGTCGGTGAAGCGCGCAAGGTGGGCGGGGCGCGGCTTCGCGCGCTGTTTGCCGAGATGGAGGCGCGCGGGCGGGCGCGGCTGGGGCAGGATGTGCCGGGCCACGTGGACGTGCGCCGCGCCGTGGACATGCGCTACGGCGAGCAGACCTTCGAGATCACCGTCCCGCTGGAGGGTGTAGACGTGAATGCTCCGGACCTGATGGACCAGGTCATCGACCGCTTCCACAAGCGCCACGAGGAGCTCTACACGTATAGCGCGCCCGGACAGGACGTGGTGCTGGTCAACGCCCGGCTCGCCGTGGTGGGCACGCTTGGGAATCCGCCCGCCGATCGTCCGGTCGAACTCGGGCCCGGCGCGAGCGCGCCGCCACGGAGTCGCCTCGTGTACCTCGGGCGCTGGGCGGAAGTACCGGTCTACGACTTCGAGGCCGCGCGGCCCGGGCTCGAGGTCAAGGGGCCCGCGATCTTCGAGTCGGCTACGACCACGGTGGTCCTGCGCCAGGACGACCGCGCGATCGTCACGCCGCGCGGCTGGCTAGACATCAAGGTCTCAGGCACCTGACGAGGAACGC is a window of Candidatus Methylomirabilota bacterium DNA encoding:
- a CDS encoding hydantoinase/oxoprolinase family protein, with protein sequence MYRIGIDVGGTFTDLVAVDPDGRVTIAKATSTPEDQSLGVVEGLTLLARELGLDLHGLLGATDLVVHGTTVATNALLERKGAAVGMLTTEGHRDIIEMREGLKDDRYNLRMPPPIPLVPRARRLGVRERIRFDGKVATPLDRRSLEAGVGKLKRAGIASVAVCYLHAYANARHEQATRRALERLMPGVYISLSSEVLPQIKEYERFGTTVVNAYVGPILGAYLGRLEQRLRGAGYARDILIMQSHGGVAGVADSVRLAAGAVLSGPAGGIAGGRHAARVLSHGELITFDMGGTSTDIALLQGGEPQLTGDKAVGPSKVALPAIDIHTLGAGGGSIARVDEGGILHVGPESAGAVPGPACYGLGGTAATVTDANVVLGFLDPANFLGGRTRLETARAEAAVAAIASRLGTLPVAAAEGIQRVVNTNMAEGIRIVSVRRGADPRRFALLAFGGAAGLHVTEVARMLEISRVVVPRVAAVLSAWGMLATDLRHELVRTHVGEARKVGGARLRALFAEMEARGRARLGQDVPGHVDVRRAVDMRYGEQTFEITVPLEGVDVNAPDLMDQVIDRFHKRHEELYTYSAPGQDVVLVNARLAVVGTLGNPPADRPVELGPGASAPPRSRLVYLGRWAEVPVYDFEAARPGLEVKGPAIFESATTTVVLRQDDRAIVTPRGWLDIKVSGT